A genome region from Pan troglodytes isolate AG18354 chromosome 3, NHGRI_mPanTro3-v2.0_pri, whole genome shotgun sequence includes the following:
- the LRIT3 gene encoding leucine-rich repeat, immunoglobulin-like domain and transmembrane domain-containing protein 3: MHLFACLCIVLSFLEGVGCLCPSQCTCDYHGRNDGSGSRLVLCNDMDMNELPTNLPVDTVKLRIEKTVIRRISAEAFYYLVELQYLWVTYNSVASIDPSSFYNLKQLHELRLDGNSLAAFPWASLLDMPLLRTLDLHNNKITSVPNEALRYLKNLAYLDLSSNRLTTLPPDFLESWTHLVSTPSGVLDLSPSRIILGLQDNPWFCDCHISKMIELSKVIDPAIVLLDPLMTCSEPERLTGILFQRAELEHCLKPSVMTSATKIMSALGSNVLLRCDATGFPTPQITWTRSDSSPVNYTVIQESPEEGVRWSIMSLTGISSKDAGDYKCKAKNLAGMSEAVVTVTVLGITTTPIPPDTSERTGDHPEWDVQPGSGRSTSVSSASSYLWSSSFSPTSSFSASTLSPPSTASFSLSPFSSSTVSSTTTLSTSISASTTMANKRSFQLHQGGKRNLKVAKNGSKLPPASTSKKEELALLDQTMLTETNATIENLRVVSETKESVTLTWNMINTTHNSAVTVLYSKYGGKDLLLLNADSSKNQVTIDGLEPGGQYMACVCPKGVPPQKDQCITFSTERVERDDSQWSLLLVVTSTACVVILPLICFLLYKVCKLQCKSEPFWEDDLAKETYIQFETLFPRSQSVGELWTRSHRDDSEKLLLCSRSSVESQVTFKSESSRPEYYC, translated from the exons GTTGGTGCTATGTAATGACATGGATATGAACGAGCTGCCTACGAACCTCCCCGTGGACACTGTGAAGCTTCGCATAGAGAAGACTGTCATCCGCAGAATCTCTGCGGAGGCCTTCTATTACCTGGTGGAGCTCCAGTATCTCTGGGTGACTTACAATTCCGTGGCCAGCATTGACCCCAGCAGCTTTTACAACCTGAAGCAACTGCATGAGTTGCGCTTGGATGGGAATTCTCTGGCTGCTTTCCCTTGGGCATCTCTGCTGGACATGCCCCTTCTGAGGACCCTGGACTTGCACAATAACAAAATAACCAGTGTGCCAAATGAGGCGCTCAGGTATCTGAAGAACCTTGCCTACTTGGATTTATCAAGCAACAGACTCACCACATTGCCACCAGATTTCCTGGAGAGCTGGACTCATTTAGTTTCAACACCTTCTGGAGTCCTAGACCTTTCCCCAAGCAGGATTATTCTTG GTCTACAGGACAATCCTTGGTTCTGTGACTGTCATATTTCCAAAATGATTGAGTTGTCAAAGGTCATTGACCCTGCTATAGTGCTTCTGGATCCACTGATGACTTGCAGTGAACCTGAGCGCCTCACAGGAATTTTGTTTCAGCGGGCTGAATTGGAGCATTGTCTGAAACCATCAGTGATGACCTCAGCCACCAAAATCATGTCTGCTCTGGGCAGTAATGTTCTACTGCGGTGTGATGCCACTGGCTTCCCCACCCCACAGATCACATGGACCAGATCTGACAGCTCGCCAGTTAATTATACAG taatACAAGAATCTCCAGAGGAAGGAGTCAGATGGTCCATAATGAGCTTGACAGGCATTTCTTCCAAAGACGCTGGGGATTACAAATGTAAGGCCAAAAATCTGGCTGGGATGTCAGAAGCTGTGGTTACTGTGACAGTGCTTGGCATTACCACAACTCCAATACCACCAGACACTTCTGAAAGAACTGGAGATCATCCTGAGTGGGATGTCCAGCCGGGATCTGGAAGATCTACATCTGTATCTAGTGCATCATCATATCTTTggtcctcttccttctcccccacatcttctttttctgcttctacTTTGTCTCCTCCCTCTACTGCTTCCTTCTCTttatctcctttctcctcctccactGTTTCTTCAACCACAACTCTGAGCACAAGCATCTCAGCAAGTACCACCATGGCCAACAAGCGATCATTCCAGCTCCACCAAGGtgggaaaagaaatttaaaggtggCAAAGAATGGAAGTAAGCTTCCTCCAGCCAGCACAAGTAAGAAAGAAGAGCTGGCATTGTTGGATCAAACAATGCTTACAGAGACAAATGCCACAATAGAAAACCTCAGGGTGGTCAGTGAGACTAAAGAGAGTGTGACATTGACGTGGAATATGATCAACACCACACATAACTCTGCAGTGACTGTGTTGTATTCCAAGTATGGTGGGAAGGACCTGCTGCTGTTGAATGCAGACTCCAGCAAGAACCAAGTAACCATAGATGGCTTGGAACCCGGTGGGCAATACATGGCCTGTGTCTGTCCAAAAGGAGTGCCTCCCCAGAAAGACCAATGCATCACCTTTTCTACCGAAAGAGTTGAAAGAGATGATTCTCAATGGTCTCTCCTTCTCGTGGTGACCAGTACTGCCTGTGTTGTTATCTTACCATTGATTTGTTTCTTGTTGTACAAAGTTTGCAAACTGCAATGTAAATCAGAACCTTTTTGGGAAGATGATTTGGCAAAGGAGACTTATATCCAATTTGAGACCCTGTTTCCCAGGTCTCAAAGTGTAGGTGAGCTCTGGACACGAAGCCACAGGGATGACTCAGAGAAATTGCTGCTTTGTTCTAGGTCAAGTGTGGAATCTCAGGTGACTTTTAAAAGTGAAAGTTCCAGACCAGAGTATTATTGCTAA